In one window of Shewanella goraebulensis DNA:
- a CDS encoding alpha/beta fold hydrolase has translation MLFSSEQQLNNDEQQKFWQSVTQSTLEKNDVSLAYAYIQHSDSSKAIVISSGRVESYLKYKELMFDLYQHGYSIYILDHRGQGLSSRITTNPHQGHINKFQTYIDDLNDFVEQIVNPNKHDNLYLVGHSMGGTIGTLYMEQYPTTFNAAVFSAPMYGIKLPFNKTFIRSLAGLLDTCNDKQPHKQPNYVLGGTDYEPVEFEKNHLTNSPSRYQQILDVFNQNPNIQLGSPTNHWLLEAMDAADRATKAAALSIKPIMVLQALDDEIVDNAAQNRAENIHCQIRRIANCQHEVFVEADEARNQALRTLLSFLDKY, from the coding sequence GTGCTTTTTTCGTCAGAACAACAACTAAATAATGATGAACAACAAAAATTCTGGCAATCAGTTACCCAATCTACACTCGAAAAAAATGACGTTTCACTAGCTTATGCTTACATTCAGCACTCTGATAGCTCAAAAGCCATTGTCATCAGTAGTGGTCGAGTTGAAAGTTATCTTAAATATAAAGAGTTGATGTTTGACCTATATCAGCATGGTTACAGCATTTATATTTTGGATCATCGTGGTCAGGGTTTGTCATCAAGAATTACCACGAATCCTCATCAAGGGCATATTAATAAATTTCAAACCTACATCGATGACTTAAATGACTTTGTTGAACAGATAGTAAACCCTAACAAGCATGACAATTTATACCTTGTTGGGCATTCAATGGGCGGAACTATTGGCACCTTATACATGGAGCAATACCCAACAACCTTTAATGCTGCAGTATTCTCAGCGCCAATGTATGGAATAAAACTGCCATTTAATAAAACCTTTATCCGCTCATTAGCAGGTTTACTTGATACATGTAATGACAAACAACCTCATAAACAGCCCAACTATGTCTTAGGAGGAACGGATTATGAGCCTGTTGAGTTTGAAAAAAATCACCTCACTAACAGCCCTAGTCGATATCAACAAATCCTAGATGTCTTTAATCAAAATCCAAACATCCAGTTAGGTTCACCAACGAACCATTGGTTATTAGAAGCAATGGATGCAGCAGATAGAGCGACAAAAGCTGCTGCATTAAGCATCAAACCAATAATGGTTTTACAGGCACTTGATGATGAAATTGTAGATAATGCTGCACAAAATAGAGCTGAAAATATACACTGTCAGATCCGCCGAATAGCAAACTGTCAGCATGAGGTATTTGTTGAAGCTGATGAAGCCCGTAATCAAGCTTTACGAACCTTACTTAGTTTTTTAGATAAATATTAA
- a CDS encoding putative bifunctional diguanylate cyclase/phosphodiesterase, which produces MPKRPSFSLSFLVPFFLCSLYLLLVSGEFYYEKEALRSELAENESDQIQKDLFRMIHVVESALAIQDISRIEQEVSLISTDSNMMVYVILDASSRIKFANHVIWRESDAKNVIEGYSDARHQEVVAAEAAFFNINYDRLSIQAYYPVNTAAKYSYSSAVDVIYLEYDISSLIADASDQLQKRFIYIWGIGGILVVFFCWALYWLLIRPIKQLTKRANNVLQFKPDKTRINCLVEEVYCLGESLLKVEKHLIESNMKVTNSEQRWLYSISGNSSGIWDWNTETNDVFMSDNWKEILGYRPNEITNCYESWETRLHPDEKNTVLREIEDCLAGNTSHYESVHQLQNKSKEFIWVLDRGQIIQWDEEGKPIRMIGSITDVTLELKNQKITVERQSHVGVSDIIDREALANELFDLQAYARKSNQYSTMLLINLSNIKLVNEAVGEQLGDRLLMQISARLAGAFSASCLLSRLGDDEFVIAAKNLGTSLEHANKRALSLASEVRQVVGRSFTLSGQTVSVFTKVGMVVFDGKESLEPSQLLSRADKALGKAIESQTNTCVLHSLQLDGSHHEPQKLQQELKKAIKQKQLSLVYQPVVDIEGNTESVEVLMRWYHPEFGFISPKQFIPVAELSNSIFELELWVLDEVCSFIESLQRTEINCPCFSINISSRHFHQDMFVQVIQAKIKQHNISPEFIQFELSEDVFSINAVTAKDKILSLQREGIRIALDNFGSGLCPLHRLHGIHFSQVKFAANYIKDITTSEESRNIFTALINLTNQLKYPVVVKQIEDRQQLTTLTQLKSNLFQGYVISRPLTQQDIRHLLESELTLSVVWKVPFN; this is translated from the coding sequence TTGCCAAAGCGACCTTCTTTTTCACTATCTTTTTTAGTGCCTTTTTTCTTATGTTCACTGTACTTATTATTAGTTAGCGGTGAGTTTTATTATGAAAAAGAGGCACTGCGTTCTGAGCTAGCTGAAAATGAATCTGATCAAATTCAAAAAGATTTATTTAGAATGATTCATGTTGTTGAATCAGCTTTAGCAATTCAAGATATTTCTAGAATTGAGCAAGAAGTTTCTTTAATTTCTACAGACAGCAATATGATGGTATATGTCATATTGGATGCATCTAGCCGAATAAAGTTTGCTAATCACGTTATATGGCGTGAGAGTGATGCTAAGAATGTGATTGAAGGATACTCTGATGCGCGACATCAAGAGGTGGTTGCAGCTGAAGCAGCATTTTTCAATATCAATTATGATCGCCTTTCCATCCAAGCTTATTATCCCGTCAATACCGCAGCAAAATACAGTTACTCCAGTGCCGTTGATGTTATCTATCTCGAATATGATATTTCTTCATTAATTGCAGACGCTTCTGATCAGCTTCAAAAAAGGTTTATCTATATTTGGGGGATTGGCGGCATACTGGTTGTTTTTTTTTGTTGGGCTCTATATTGGCTACTCATAAGACCAATTAAACAACTCACTAAAAGAGCTAATAATGTACTTCAGTTTAAGCCTGATAAAACCAGAATCAATTGTTTAGTTGAAGAAGTATATTGCCTAGGCGAGTCACTACTTAAGGTTGAGAAACACCTTATAGAAAGTAATATGAAGGTTACTAACTCCGAGCAAAGATGGTTATATTCGATTAGCGGTAATAGTAGCGGGATCTGGGATTGGAATACTGAAACCAATGATGTGTTTATGTCTGATAACTGGAAAGAAATATTAGGCTACAGACCAAATGAAATAACTAATTGTTATGAATCTTGGGAGACGCGATTACACCCAGATGAAAAAAATACCGTGCTGAGAGAAATAGAAGACTGTTTAGCAGGAAATACTTCCCATTATGAAAGTGTTCATCAGTTACAAAACAAATCAAAAGAATTTATTTGGGTGCTAGATAGAGGGCAAATCATCCAGTGGGATGAGGAAGGAAAACCTATTCGGATGATTGGGTCTATTACAGATGTCACTCTAGAACTTAAGAATCAGAAAATCACCGTTGAAAGGCAAAGCCATGTAGGGGTGTCAGATATTATTGATAGAGAGGCTTTGGCAAATGAGCTATTTGATTTGCAAGCATATGCTCGTAAATCTAATCAATATAGCACTATGTTGCTGATTAATCTCAGTAATATTAAATTGGTAAATGAAGCCGTTGGTGAACAGCTAGGCGATCGATTATTGATGCAAATATCAGCAAGACTTGCCGGTGCATTTTCTGCTAGTTGTCTACTGAGCCGTTTAGGTGATGATGAATTTGTAATTGCTGCCAAGAATCTGGGTACGAGTCTAGAGCATGCCAATAAACGGGCTTTATCACTTGCCAGCGAAGTGCGTCAAGTTGTAGGTAGAAGTTTTACTTTATCAGGGCAAACTGTATCTGTGTTCACCAAAGTAGGTATGGTCGTATTTGACGGTAAAGAGTCTTTAGAGCCTAGTCAGTTATTGTCTCGTGCTGACAAAGCTCTCGGCAAAGCCATAGAAAGCCAAACTAATACTTGTGTTTTACATAGTTTACAGCTTGATGGGAGTCATCATGAACCTCAAAAACTTCAACAAGAATTGAAGAAAGCGATTAAACAGAAACAATTGTCGTTAGTGTATCAACCGGTAGTCGATATCGAGGGGAATACTGAAAGCGTTGAAGTATTAATGCGTTGGTATCACCCAGAGTTTGGTTTTATTAGTCCTAAACAATTTATCCCCGTAGCAGAATTATCAAACTCTATTTTTGAGTTAGAGTTATGGGTGTTAGACGAGGTTTGTTCATTCATAGAGAGTTTACAAAGAACGGAAATCAACTGTCCGTGCTTTTCAATTAACATATCCTCAAGACACTTCCATCAGGATATGTTTGTACAAGTTATACAAGCCAAAATTAAACAGCATAATATTAGCCCTGAGTTTATTCAGTTTGAGTTATCAGAAGATGTATTTTCGATTAATGCGGTTACAGCAAAAGATAAAATATTGAGCTTACAACGTGAGGGAATCCGTATTGCCTTAGATAACTTTGGTTCTGGCCTATGCCCATTGCATCGACTGCATGGCATCCACTTTTCTCAAGTAAAATTTGCTGCTAATTATATTAAAGATATTACTACCTCTGAAGAGTCTCGAAATATATTTACAGCGTTGATTAATCTAACTAATCAGCTTAAATATCCTGTGGTGGTAAAACAAATTGAAGATCGTCAGCAACTCACGACCTTAACCCAATTAAAAAGTAATTTATTCCAAGGGTATGTTATTAGTCGTCCATTGACTCAACAAGATATCAGGCACTTGTTAGAGTCTGAATTGACCTTAAGTGTGGTTTGGAAAGTGCCTTTTAATTAA